Genomic DNA from Sphingobium sp. WTD-1:
CCCTGGATGTTCAGATAGGCGACGGCGCCGCTGACCAGGAAGAAGGCGATTCCGAGGAAGAGGCCCAGCGCCGCCCATGCATCCGTGCGCCCACTGATGGAGCCCAATTTCGCCTTACCCATTATCATCCTGTTGTCGTTGCCGTGACGGAGCTGCCGACTAAGAGGCATTTCCGCGCGAAAGCAAGCGTCACCCCGCATGATATGGATCATCGGCGTCCATAATCACCAATTATCCCTGTCTGTTCGGGTTCGTTCAGCGCGGACGCCCGATCAATCCAGCCCTTCGGTCATTGGCGGAACTGGCTCTTCATAGATTGAGACAATCTCGTCGCTTGCCCGCTTCTCCGGCCAGATTTCGTCCAGCGTGGCAGGATCGTAAATCCGGCCATTCTTCATAACGGCGCCGATCTTCTGCGCATTGGCAATGTCGGCCAGCGGATCGGCGTCCAGGATCAGCAGGTCGGCAAACTTGCCCGGCTCCAGGCTGCCGACATCGTCGCTATGGCCGATCACCTCGGCCGACCCGATCGTCGCAGCCTTCAGCGCCTCCATCGGCGTCGCGCCGCCAGCGGCAAAGGCCTGCAACTCCCACTGATAGCCCAGCCCCTGGATCTCGCCATGGCTGCCAAGGCCGACGAGGCCGCCGGCGCGCTGTATCTTCACCGCGTCGGCCGCGATCTGCTGCCAGCTCTGCGCCTCGGGCGGCATCCAGTGGCGGTTGCGCAGCTTGTCGCTGACGATGCCGGCCGGCACGAAATGGGTCCACTTCGCGTCGTCCTGTGGCCGCTTATTGATGATGAAGTCGAACAGCGCCGGGGTGGTGCCATAGGCGACCAGGATGGTCGGCGTGTAGCTGGTGCGGCTCTGCGCGAACAGGCGGACGATATCCTCGCGCAGCGGCGACACCGGGATGCTGTGCTCATTGCCGGAAAATCCGTCGATCGCGTGGGTCAGGTTCAGCACCATGTCGCTCGCGCCCTCGGTCGTGGGCATCATGCCCAGTTCCGCCGCTGCCTCGACCATAAACTGGCGCTGGGCGCGGTCGCCGATCATGTAGCTCTTGATGTTCCGGGTGCGATAATGGTCGCGATAGCGGGTGAGGACGTCGACCGCATCCTGCTTGCTGTGGATTTCCGCATTCACGAACACGCCCGGCCCGGTCGACCAGGCGCGCGGCCCCCGCATCATGCCGGCATCGATCATGTCCTGATAGGCGAAGATGTCGGTGGTGAAGGGCTGAGGGTCGAGCGCCGACGTGACACCGAAGGCGAGGTTGGCGGCAAAGTCCCAATGGCCGCGCTCCTGGATGCCGCGCCGTATCTCGAACCAGTGGGCATGGGTGTCGACGAAGCCGGGGACGATATATTTGCCGCCGACATCACGGATCGTCGCGCCCTGCGGCACGGCGACCGATCCGCTGGCGCTGACCGCGACGATGCGATTGTCGGTGATGACGATGTCGGCATTGCGGATCACATCCTGTCCGCCCGCCATCGGCATGACGGTCGCGCCGCGCAGCACGACGCTGCCGCGGGGCACATCGCGCGGCAGTTCGACCGGCAGGGCGAAGCTCTGCGCCGCCGTCTCGGCCGCGCCCGGCGCCACGTTCAATGCCTGATCGATCGGCAAGCGGCGGAAGGTCGACCCGACCGACCAGGTGACGGTCGCGCCCTTATCGGCCCAGTCGATGAAGTCGGCGCCGACCCGTGTCAGCTTGCGTCGCGCCACCGCCGGCGTGTCGAGATTGACGGTCGCCGGCTCGCCGCCATTGGCCGGCGGAATGTCGACCAGATAGGCCTGGCTGAACGATTTGATGAGCGCGCGGCCGCCGTCCGGGCTGATCCGCACATCCTCGACTGGTGCCGGGCCGGGGAAATATTGGCCCAGCCCATGGGCCAGCACGCGCAGCAGCGGCTGCGGATCGCCGCCCGCCAGCGGCACGGAGGACAGGCCGCCGGCGCCGTAGAAATAGAGGGTGTCACTTTCGCTGGCGAACTGCGGCTGGCGCGCGCCCATGGCATGGGTGATCAGCCGTGCTGTGCCACCGCCGGCGGGCATGTGTATGATGTCGGTCGGGCGCGCGGGATCGATCTCCGACGCGGTGCGCAGCCGGTCATATTGGTTCCCGCGCAGCGCCACCACGCCCTTGCCATCGGGGGTGAAGACGGGCTGGCTGTAAAAGGCCGGAAACTGCGTCAGCCGGCGCGGCGTGCCGCCCGTAGCCGGGATCGTCCAGACATGGCCGCCATCCTTGGCGGTCCAGCTGACATAGGCGATGCTCTTGCCATCGGGCGACCAGCTCGGCTGGAAGGCATCGGCCGCGACAATGCGTTTAGGTGTCATGTTCGCTGTCAGCTTCTGGACATACAGCCCGCCCAGAGCGGTGAAGGCGACGCTGCCGCCATCGGGCGACTGGCGCGGCGCCTGTACCACGCGGACGCGCACCGGCCCGGTCTCTTCCCTCTGCCGCACGCGGGTCAGCGGGCCGAGGCCCAGTTGCACCGGCGCACTGAAGGGGATGTCGCTGATCTTGCCTGATGCGATGTCGAGCCGCCTGATCCCGCCGCCGACGCTCATCAGCATCGCCCTGTCGCCCGGCATGAAGCTGAAGCGCGGCAGCAGGTCGGCATAATAGCCGCCATCCTGGCCGTCCCGGTCGATCGGGAAGGCGATCCACTTGTCCTCGCCGGTCTCCAGGTTGCGGAGCCTGAGGCCGTCCTTCTGGCCCTGCCGGCTGGCATAGGCGAGCAGCTTGCCATCATGCGACAGCGCCGGACGCATCGCGCCGCCGGCCGACTGGATGATCGTCTCGTCCTGTCCGCTCTTGAGGTCGCGGCGCGCGATCGACCAGTTGGGCAGGTCATTCTCGGTCCAGGTATGGCCGCGCTTGGTCGCATAATAGAGATAGCGGCCGTCGGGCGTCGCGACCGCGCCCATGGCGTTCATCTTCGCGTCCCAATTGTCGGGCGATCCCGCCTTGGTAATCTGGATGCCGCTGCCGCCGTCACGGTCATACATGAACAGCTCGAACGCCAGGATCGAATGGACCGTGCGCGAAACATAGACAGAGCGGCCATCGGGCGACCAAGCCGGCGAGGAATAGATGGCGAGCGACTGGTCCTGCGACAGCTGCTTGAGGCCGGTGCCATCGACATTGGCGATCCAGAGATTGGTGACGCCCGACCGGTCGGAGAGGAAGGCGAACTGCTTACCGTCGGGCGAGAAGACCGGGTTGCGCTCGAACGCCATGCCGGTCAGCAGCGGCCGCGCCGTGCCCCCGCCGGCGTCCAGCGCATAGATGTCGCCCAGCAGGTCGAACAGGATCGTCTTGCCATCGGGCGACATGTCCGGCTGCATCCAGGTCGCTTCATGCGCGTCATAGCGCAGCGTCCGCGTGGGCGTCAGGCTCAGCCCCTTGCTGTCCTGCGCCAGCGCGGGATGGGCACAAAGCAGGGACGCACCCAGCAGCAGGGAGGCAAGAGAACGCATTGCGGCCTTTCGGTCAGAAGCTAGGAAGGCAGATAGGGAACGGGGCCGCAGCCTTGCGGATGCGGCCCCGTTCTTCAAGGCGGTTAGAGGCTCCAGTCGGCGCGCAGGCCGATGGTGCGCGGCCGGATGATCGAGCCCTGCGGCGTCGCCGCATCGTTCGCGAACGGCGCGTTCAGCACGCCATATTTGTCGAACAGATTGTTGGCGAAGGCCATCAGCCGGACCTTCTCGCCCAGGCTGACCGAGGCGCGCAGGTCGAACACGTTGAAGTCGCCACGGCGCGAGACATCGTCGAAGCTGGTCGGCGCCGACGAGAGGTAGCGATGGGCGATGTCGAAGCTGGGCGCGCCTGCCACATCGGCGAAGCTGAGCGTCAGATTATTGGCGATCGACCATTTGGACGAACCCGGCAGAGTCGTGCCCTTGGCATAACCGCCCAGCCCCGCAACGTCGAACGGATAGGGGAGGAATTCGGTCAGCTCCGCATCCTGCCAGGTGACGTTGGTGGTGAAGTGGACGATCTTGTTGACATTCACCGTGCCGGAAAATTCCACGCCGTTGACGCGCGCGCCGCCGGCATTGACGACATAGGAATAATAGGACGGCGCCGGACCGAACAGGCGCGCCTGGATATTGTTCCAGTCGAGGTGGAAGCCGGTCAGGTCGATGGCGAAGCGGCCATCGGGCGTCTGCGCCTTCACGCCGATTTCGTAATTCTTGACCTTGTCGCTCTCATAGGCTTCCGGAATGCTGGCCAGCAGGCCGGCATTGGGGTTGATGCCGCCGACGCGATAGCCCTGCGAATAGGTGGCATAGACCATGACATCCTTCGACGGGCGCCAGGCGATCGTCGCCTTGGGCAGGAAGCCGTCTTCCTTCTGGTTGACGCTGCCGCTGCTGTCGGTCGGCGTGTAGCCGCCTTCATAGCCGCCCAGCGCGCCGGCCTGGTTCAGCACGTCGGCCTTGGCGGTGGTGTCATAATAGCGACCGCCCAGCGTGATCTCGATCTGCTCCACCGGCTTGTAGGACAGTTCGCCGAACACGCCGAAATCCTCGTTCGTGCTCTTGGTGAAATAGCCATAGAGGCGGTCGCCCGGCGTCAGCTGCGCACCGGAATAGCCGCCGAACAGGTCGGGATTGGCGTCGATATAGCCGGCAGCACCGGCCTGGAAGATCTGGTCATAGCTGTTCTTCTTGGCCTGCAGATAGCTCACGCCGACCAGCCATTTGAACGGACCGTCGCCGGCCGAGGCGAGACGCGCTTCCACCGTCTTGATGAGCGCATCGGCCTCGCCCAGCGAATAGGCGGCGCCGTCGCCGGTGGTGACACCGGTCACATAGGCATAGGGGTAGGAGAAGATGGTGGTGTTGGTCTTCTTGGTGATCGACCCCAGCACCGTCAGATTGGCGATGTCGCTGACTTCCTGGTCCAGCCGCAGGCTGTTCATCCAGAATTTCGTCTTCTGGGTTTCGGCGCGCGGCAGGTCGCGGACATAGGGGTTGCCCAGGTCGAGATAGGTCTGGTCGTCCAGCTTGCTGTCCTGCCAGCTCGACAGATAGGTGACCTTGGTGCTCTCGCCCAGATTGGCGACGATCGATCCGCGCAGGCCGCGAGTGCGATAATCGTTGGAGCCGTTCACGCCGATGCCGGGATTGTCGAGATAGCCCGCGTCCGACCGCTGCAGCGCGACCAGGCGCAGCGCCAGCTGATCGGCGACCAGCGGGATGTTGATCATTGCCTTGGCGGCATAGTTGAGTTCGCCCGAGGCATTCTTGGTGGTGCCGACCAGGCCCGATGCGGCGGCGTCGACCTTGGACGGATCGGCGACATTGGCAACATAGTTGACGAGGCCGCCCAGGGTCGACGAACCGAACAGCGTGCCCTGCGGCCCGCGCAGCACTTCGACGCGCTGCAGGTCGAACGTGTCGACGTCGGGGATGCCGATCGGGAAGCCCGGCTCCACCACCGGCACTTCGTTGAGATAATAGCCGACCGTGGTCTGGCCCTGCTCATGATAGGTGGTGGCGGCGACGCCGCGGATCACGACCTCGGAAATGCCGGGCTGATAATCGTTGAACACGACGCCGGGCAGGCGGACGATATAGTCCGACAGGCTGTTGGCGTTCATCTTCTTGAGCTGCTCGCCGGTGACGGCGCTGATCGGCAGCGCGACCTGGCGGATATCCTCGTCGCGCTTGCCGGCGGTGACGATGATCGTCTCGCTGTCGCTGGCGGCCGGGGCCTGGGCAAGGGCGGTGCCGGACAAGATGGTCGCGGCCGCGATGGCGGTGAAACTCACAGTCTTGAGATGCGTCAGTCTGTTCATTGTCATTCCCCTTATGATGTGAGAACCGGCCTTGTTCCGGCCGGCTTTCTCCCTTGCTCGGTTGTTAGATGTCGCTCCCTTCGCCAAAGCGCTGGCGACCGCCGACGATCGTGCGCAGCACCTTGGTCGCGCCGATCCTAGCCGGATCAATCGCGAACAGATCGGCGTCCAGCACCGCGAAATCGGCCAGCATGCCGGGCTTCAGCAGGCCCATCCTGTCGTCGCTGAAACCGGCAAAGGCGTTGGTCGCGGTGTAGGCATGCAGCGCCTGGAGCAGGCTGATCTTCTGCTGCGGCAGCCAGCCGCCGGGGTTGGCGCCGTCGATCGTCTGGCGCAGCACGGCGGCGGCGACCCCGGTCAGCGGATCGAGCGGCGCCACCGGCCAGTCCGATCCGAAGGCGACCTTCGCCCCGGCGTCGAGCAGCGACTTGAACGCATAGGTGCCCTTCAGCCGCTCGGCGCCGACGCGCTGGATCGCCCAGCGTCCGTCGTCGATCGCATGATAGGGCTGGACCGATGCGATGACCTGCTGCCGGGCGAAGCGCGGGATCGCGGCCTGGGTCAGATGCTGGGCATGTTCGATGCGGAAGCGGCGATCGCGCTTGCCATTCTTCGCGGCAGCGGCGGCGAAGATGTCCAGCGCCTCGTCATTCGCCTTGTCGCCAATGCCGTGGATGGTGATCTGCAGGCCCGCCGCGTCGGCATCATTGGTCCATTGCTGGACATCGGCGCGCTTGTGGATCGGGAAGCCTACATTGTCGGGCGCGTCGTCATAGGGGCGATAGAACATCGCCGTGCGCGACCCCAGCGACCCGTCATATTGCAGCTTGAGCCCACCCCAGCGCACCCAGTCGTCGCCGCGTCCCTCGGCCTCGATCAGCGCCTTGAGCCTTGCCCAGTCCTGCAACGGCACGAAGGAATAGAAGCGCATGTCGGTCTCGCCCTTGGCACGCAGGCGGCGCAGCGTGTCATGGGTGATCCAGTCCAGTTCGGTGGTGTGGACCTGGACCACGCCCTTGGACAGGCCATGGGCGATGCCCTGGCGCGCGGCATCCTCCTTGTCGGCGTCAGTCGGCGCGGGGATGGCGCGCTTGACCAGGTCCATCGCCGCATCCTTCAGGATGCCGGTCGGGTTGCCATCCTTGTCGCGCACGATCATGCCGCCGGGCACGTCGGGGGTGTTGCGGTCGATCCCGGCGAGCTTCAGCGCCAGCGAATTGAGCGCCAGCATGTGCAGGTCAAGCCGCTGCACCGCGACCGGGGTATTGGGCGTCACCGGGTCCATCCAGCTGCGGTCGGGCAGTTCGCCGCCCCATAGTTCGGCGTCCCAGCTGCCGCCCTGCAGCCATTGGCCGGGCTTCAGGCTCTTGGCCGCCTCGCCGACGATGCGGGCAAATTCCTGCGGGCTCTTCGCCTCGCGCAGATTGGGCTGGCTCAGCAGATAGGAGCCGGTGAGGAAATGGGTGTGCGCGTCGGTGAAGCCGGGCATGACGAAGGCGCCGCCCAGATCGATGACCCGCGTGCTCTTGCCCGACTGCGCCTTGACCGCCGCCGCGCCGATCGCAGCGATGCGTCCGCTGGCGATGCCGATCGCCGATCGCGCCGCCGGCATGCCCTCGCCGGTCCAGACCGTCGCATTGACATAGGCGGTGTCCAGCACCTGTCCCTTCGCCCACAGGCTGCTGCTCAATGCCAGTCCGGCCAGGCCGGTCGCACCCCCGGCCAGCATTTCGCGTCGGCTGAACATCATTGCTCTGCTCCCTTGTGGCTGGTTTCGTCCAGCCGGTCCTCATTGTAGATCTGCATCCAGTCGCGCAGCCCGCCGGGGGCCAGGCTGCCGACAATCTCGTTGATGCCCTGGCGGCTTTCGTCGCGACCCAGCTTGAATCGGCCGTCGATCGCGCGGACATGGGCGCGAAAGCCGATGATATGCTTCATCATCGGTTCCAGCCGCGCACCGGCATCGTCGATATGCCAGGGGGGCACGCGGCCCGCTTCCATCCGGTCGGTCAGCGTCTCGATCGACTCGCGCGTCGCCTCCGGCAGAAGCTCGACATCGACGGTCAGCACCGCCATCGCATAGTTCCAGGTCGGCACCCAGGTCGGGTTCGACTGCATCTCGGGCGAGATATAACCTTGCGGCCCGTTCACCAGCACGGTGGCGCGGGGGACCGTGCGCAGTTGCGCGACCTGGGGGTTGGACAGGGCGAAATGGCCCAGCAGTGACACCAGCGCACCGTCCGCGTCGCATTCGGCCAGCAGCGGCAGCGGCGTCGCGCCGAAGCCGGCCTCGCTATGGGAGACGATCCAGCAGAGCGGATGGTCGCCGATCAGGGTGACGATGTCGTCCGGGGAGCGGGGCGCATATTTCATATGCATGACACTGCGCCGGCATTGGACCCGTCCGAAACATCCAATTCAGGAAAGTGAAGGGGTCCAAGTAAGGATCAGGGTTCGGCGCAGCGGCGCAGCGCCTGCAACACTTCTTTCGCCTCCTCCTCGGTCAGGCTGGCAAAGCCGATGCGCAGCCCCCGTTCGGTCCCTTCCTCGGCCGCATAGCTCTGCGAGGAGGCAAAGCTGAGGCCGATCTCGGGTGCTCGCTGCTCCAGCCGGTCGAGCGCCGCCATGTCCTTGAACTGCAACCAGAAGGCGAGGCCGCCATCGGGCAGGCGATAGTCGATCAACCTGTGCATTTCGCTGTCAAGATTGCGCGCGAAGGCATCGCGCCGCCGGGCATAGATCTGCGCGGTCTTGCGCACATGGCGGCGCACCTCGCCGCTCTCCAGCAGCTCGGCGGCGGCCTCCTCCGTCACGGTATTGCCCATGCCGTCGATCAACGAGATCTGATAGGCCAGCGCGTCGACGACCTTGGGCGCGGCAGCGATATAGCCGATGCGCAGTGCCGGCACGAGCAGCTTGGACATCGACCCGGCATAGATCACCCGCGCCGGGGCGTAGCTCGCCATCGGCAGCAGCGGCTGCGCGCCGAAGTGGAACTCATGGTCATAATCATCCTCGATGATCGCGAAGGCGAATTGCCGCGCCAGTTCCAGCAGGCGCAGCCGCCGCTCGGGCCGCATCGACACGGTGGTCGGGAACTGGTGGTGCGGCGTCACGAAGATGGCGCGGACGCGATGCTTGCGGCAGGCGCGCTCGACATCGGCGACATCGACCCCGTCCTCGTCCAGCCCGACCGTGACGATCTTGGCGCCGCAGGCGCGGAAGGCGGCGACCGCCGGCTCATAGGTCAGCCGTTCGACCAGCACCGCGTCGCCCGGCCGGATCAGGATGCGCGCGGTCAGGAACACGCCCATCTGGCTGCCACGGGTGATGCATATATTTTCCGCGCCAACCATCAGCCCGCGCTGGCGCCGCAACATGCTGGCGATCTCCTGCCGCAGCCGTGGCGACCCGCGCGGATCGCGATAATGGAGCGCATTGGCGCGCGACGCCCCCTCCGCCGCCTTGCGATAGGCGCGGGCGAGGAGGTCGGCGGGGAACAGGCGCCCGTCGGCGACGCCCTCGTCCAGCTTGCGCCATTTGCCCGCCGGGATGGCGAGCAACCGATCGGGCGCTGGCAAAAACGGATATTCGGTTTCGGCGGACACGCCGGTTGACTTTGCCGACAGGTGGGGGGCGTTCGTCGCGTCCCCCTCGGGCAAGGAGGTGGAAACGCGCGTTCCCCGCGTGCCGACGCTGGCCAGCCAGCCCTGGGCAATCAGTTCCTCATAGGCGGTGACGATCGTCTTGCGATTGACCTTCAGGGTCTCGGCCAGATCGCGGCTGCTCGGAAGATATTCCCCCGGCAACAAACGACCACGTTCAATCTCATGAATAAGACCATGAGCGATCTGGAGATAGCGCGGACCGTCAAGGTCTATGTTCACGCGTTTTTTGAGCAGCAGGTTCCAGGGACGAAGCATCCGTCCAACATGACGATCGACATCGATGAAATCCAGCGCGGCTTCTGCAATGCGCTATTGGCGCCGACAGGCTACGCACCCGCGATCGGCAGGTGGACAAGCATGACCATACCACGCGCTGACGGCATTGCCCTTATCCGCCCATGATGGGCACGGACGATGGCTCGAACCATGCTGAGGCCAAGACCATGACCGCCTTTGGAGCGGCTGGGGTCAAGCCGGACCAGCCGTTCGAATATCTTCTCCAGATCCTTGGCCGGTACGCCGGGACCAGTATCGGCCAGAATGAGAACCGCCTGCCCATCCTCCTGTCGCAGCGACAATGCCGCACTTGCCCCTTCGCCGGCATGGGCCAGGATGTTTTCGAGCAGATTGGCAACTGCGCGCTTGAGCAATTGGGCTTCGCCCCGAACCGTCAACGGTTGCAACTCGGCGGTCAAACTACGACCATCATCATCAAAAGCGGGCCGGTAGGCGTCCACGACGTCGGCGACCACATCGGCCAGCTGCAATCGGACGAAGCGCTTGCGAGCGGCAAAGCCACGCACCTCGGAAACCCCCAACAGGCCGGCAAACAGATCGAGCAGCGCGTCGATATCGGCGATCGCCTGTTCCGCAGATCGGCCAGCTGCCGGATCACTCGTGTCCTGTATCAGCCGCTCCATATCCTGGCGGATGCGGCCGAGCGGCGTGCGCATGTCGTGCGCCAGATCGCTCGACACCTGCCGCAGCGAGCCCATCAGTTCCTCGATCCGGCCGAGCATCTGGTTGAGGATGGTCGATATCCGGTCGAACTCGCTGCCCGATCCATCGACCGGCACCCGGCGAGCATAGTCGCCTTCGATGATACCCTGCGCCGTGCCGCTGATCAGCACCAGCCGACGGCGGACCAGCCGGCCAAAGGCGATGGTGCTGATGGTCCCGGTCAGCAGGATCACGCCTAGGCCGATCATCACCACGAACAGGATGCGATCATCGGACCGGTGCAGCGCCGAGCGATCGGCCGCGATGACGAGTTGGCCGCCATCGGGCAGACGCCGGCTGAGCGCCTGCGCCTCTCCGGTCGAACCATCGGGATGGCGGATGGGCAGGAACTCGCTCCAGCCATCGGCCGGCATTTTGGGGATCAGATGGCCGGCGATCCGGCGTCCTTCGGCATCGGCCAGCGCATAGAGCATCATCCGTCCATCGCTGTCGGCTTCGGCAAGATAGCCGGTGCCGGCCGTTGTTGCGCCATCGCGAGCGCGCACCACCTGCGCAAGCTGCGCCGCGCCGTTCGACGCATGGAAATCCAGCAGGGCATCCATTTCCCGCTCGATCCGATGGTCCATCTGCGCCTCAATCTCATGGTGCGAGATCAGGATGGCGGCAGCGCCCTGGATCAGGATGACCAGGCCCGATACCGTCGCCGACAGGATCGACAGCCCCCTTATCGTACGCGGGAGAAGGGTCATTGGGCGCTGCTAAGCACCATATAGCCCGCCCCCCGGACCGTGCGGATCGCATCCTCGCGCGCCCCCTCGTTCAGCTTGGCGCGCAACCGGCTCATATGGGTCTCGACGATATTGGTCTTGGGATCGAAGCCGAAATTCCACACCCGGTCGAGCAACATGGTCCGCGTCACTGGCCGGTCCGGATTGCGCAGCAGGAATTCGAGCAGGCTGAATTCGCGCGGTTGCAGGTCGATCGGACGGTCGCCGCGCCGCACCGTGCGCTTGAGCAGGTCCATCTCGATGTCGGCGACGCACAGAAGCGCCTGGAAATCACCCCGATCCCCCGGCGGTGGACGGCGCGCCAGTGCACCCAGCCGGGCGGTAAGTTCGGCAAAGGCAAAAGGCTTGATCAGATAATCGTCCGCCCCCCCTTCCAATCCGGCCACCCGGTCCTCGATCCCGGCCATGGCCGACAGGATGATCGCCGGCGCCTGGCACCCCGCTTCCCGCGCCAGCCGCAACATGGTGAGGCCATCAAGCCCCGGCACCATGCGATCGAGGATCAGGATGTCAAAGGCTTCACCCAGGGTTCGCGCCAAGGCGGCCTTGCCATCGCTTTCCGCGACAACGCGATGCCCCAGTTCCTTCAGCCCCCGGCCCAGATAGTCCCGTGTGTCCCGATCATCTTCCAGCAGCAATATTCGCATCGCGTCCAACTAGTCTTGCCCTCCCTCCATGGCGCACCGCTCCCCCGGATGATCATTGGGGTTTCTATACCATTCCCCAATGTTGCCCGATTTGATGGACCTGCGAACGCCTATCAGTAAACAGGCCTCGTCTGCGAGTCATTATTATTAGCGCTCGCATTAGCTCATCATGAAGGACGGATGCCATGAAGTGCAGGAGGCAAGGGTCATGAAATTCACGCGCTTGCTGGCGCGTCGCACGGCGCCGGAACGGCAGGTCATCGCCGCGCTGCGCGGCCGATTGCCGGCCCGGCTCTTGGCCCTGCCGGATGCAGCTTCGGATTTCATCGCCCTGGTTGACGTCGCTGCCCGACAGGGGCTGCACTGTTTCGCCCTGCAATCGCCGTTCATCAGCGATGGTGAGATCGAATTGCTCGCTTTGTTGGGCAGTGCGCAACGCCGCGCGCTTGTCGGCATGAGGGATGACAGAAAGGACGCGCCGGAGCGGCTGCTCCGCTGCGCCCTGCTGCTCCGCGATGCCGGGATATGGCTGCCCGTGGTGCAAGCCGGCACCGACAAGGCATCGTCCGCCCTCTCCATGCCGCGCCCAGAACAGCCCGGGCTGGCGCGCGCCCGAGCGCTGTCCCTTGCCCGCTCACGGCAGGTGGCCAGCACCGGCGACTTCATCGGCATCGGCATCTCGCGCCAATATGTCAGCCGTCTCTGCAAGGAAGGGCATCTCCAGCGCGTCCGCCACGGCTGGTATCGGGCGGCGCCCATCGCCGCCGAAGCGCGCATCCATCACCATTCCTGACCCATGGGACCGGCACGAGCCGGCCCGTTCACAACAGCAGAAAAAGGGGATTATTCGTGAACCTGAATGACACGCGCGACCGCGCGTCCACCAGCTTTCTGGCGCTGAGCTGCGTCGGCCTGTTTGCCACGGCCGCGCCGGCCATCGCCCAGTCGAACGACCAGCAAAATGGCACCGACGGGCCGAAGCTGGGCGGTG
This window encodes:
- a CDS encoding ATP-binding protein; this translates as MTLLPRTIRGLSILSATVSGLVILIQGAAAILISHHEIEAQMDHRIEREMDALLDFHASNGAAQLAQVVRARDGATTAGTGYLAEADSDGRMMLYALADAEGRRIAGHLIPKMPADGWSEFLPIRHPDGSTGEAQALSRRLPDGGQLVIAADRSALHRSDDRILFVVMIGLGVILLTGTISTIAFGRLVRRRLVLISGTAQGIIEGDYARRVPVDGSGSEFDRISTILNQMLGRIEELMGSLRQVSSDLAHDMRTPLGRIRQDMERLIQDTSDPAAGRSAEQAIADIDALLDLFAGLLGVSEVRGFAARKRFVRLQLADVVADVVDAYRPAFDDDGRSLTAELQPLTVRGEAQLLKRAVANLLENILAHAGEGASAALSLRQEDGQAVLILADTGPGVPAKDLEKIFERLVRLDPSRSKGGHGLGLSMVRAIVRAHHGRIRAMPSARGMVMLVHLPIAGA
- a CDS encoding response regulator transcription factor, encoding MRILLLEDDRDTRDYLGRGLKELGHRVVAESDGKAALARTLGEAFDILILDRMVPGLDGLTMLRLAREAGCQAPAIILSAMAGIEDRVAGLEGGADDYLIKPFAFAELTARLGALARRPPPGDRGDFQALLCVADIEMDLLKRTVRRGDRPIDLQPREFSLLEFLLRNPDRPVTRTMLLDRVWNFGFDPKTNIVETHMSRLRAKLNEGAREDAIRTVRGAGYMVLSSAQ
- a CDS encoding type IV toxin-antitoxin system AbiEi family antitoxin domain-containing protein translates to MLARRTAPERQVIAALRGRLPARLLALPDAASDFIALVDVAARQGLHCFALQSPFISDGEIELLALLGSAQRRALVGMRDDRKDAPERLLRCALLLRDAGIWLPVVQAGTDKASSALSMPRPEQPGLARARALSLARSRQVASTGDFIGIGISRQYVSRLCKEGHLQRVRHGWYRAAPIAAEARIHHHS
- a CDS encoding PLP-dependent aminotransferase family protein codes for the protein MLRPWNLLLKKRVNIDLDGPRYLQIAHGLIHEIERGRLLPGEYLPSSRDLAETLKVNRKTIVTAYEELIAQGWLASVGTRGTRVSTSLPEGDATNAPHLSAKSTGVSAETEYPFLPAPDRLLAIPAGKWRKLDEGVADGRLFPADLLARAYRKAAEGASRANALHYRDPRGSPRLRQEIASMLRRQRGLMVGAENICITRGSQMGVFLTARILIRPGDAVLVERLTYEPAVAAFRACGAKIVTVGLDEDGVDVADVERACRKHRVRAIFVTPHHQFPTTVSMRPERRLRLLELARQFAFAIIEDDYDHEFHFGAQPLLPMASYAPARVIYAGSMSKLLVPALRIGYIAAAPKVVDALAYQISLIDGMGNTVTEEAAAELLESGEVRRHVRKTAQIYARRRDAFARNLDSEMHRLIDYRLPDGGLAFWLQFKDMAALDRLEQRAPEIGLSFASSQSYAAEEGTERGLRIGFASLTEEEAKEVLQALRRCAEP